The Mammaliicoccus sciuri genome window below encodes:
- a CDS encoding class I SAM-dependent methyltransferase, translating to MKKEAGHTFLAKLGKKRLRPGGKIATDCLIKKGHFTRDKYILEVGCNMCTTAMQIAKTYGCRIEGVDLNAKALEKGIKNVSSANLSHLINVQKANAMNLPFEDEQFDIVLNEAMLTMLPIKAKEQALKEYYRVLKPGGIVLTHDIAIINVKSKDEIIHHLSDAINVKVTPLPTAEWYKLYQDAGFKQIESHIGALTLMTPAGMIRDEGVLGTLKIIKNALKKENRFMFFNMFKTMKRYKKDMNYIVHAVRK from the coding sequence ATGAAAAAAGAAGCTGGACATACATTTTTAGCGAAGTTAGGTAAGAAAAGATTAAGACCTGGTGGAAAAATTGCGACAGATTGTCTCATTAAAAAAGGGCATTTTACGAGAGATAAATATATATTAGAAGTTGGATGCAATATGTGTACAACAGCTATGCAAATTGCGAAAACTTATGGTTGCAGAATTGAAGGTGTCGACTTAAATGCTAAAGCTTTAGAAAAAGGTATTAAAAATGTATCATCTGCAAACTTATCTCATTTAATTAATGTTCAAAAAGCTAATGCCATGAATTTACCATTTGAAGATGAACAATTTGATATCGTATTAAATGAAGCGATGCTTACAATGTTGCCGATTAAAGCGAAAGAACAAGCATTAAAAGAATATTATCGTGTCTTGAAACCAGGCGGCATCGTATTAACACATGATATCGCCATTATTAATGTTAAATCTAAAGATGAAATCATCCATCATTTAAGTGATGCCATTAACGTTAAAGTAACCCCATTACCAACAGCAGAATGGTATAAACTTTATCAAGATGCTGGTTTCAAACAAATAGAATCGCACATTGGCGCGTTAACACTCATGACACCTGCTGGCATGATACGTGATGAAGGTGTATTAGGTACGCTTAAAATCATTAAAAATGCCTTAAAAAAAGAAAATCGATTTATGTTCTTTAATATGTTTAAAACAATGAAACGATATAAAAAAGATATGAATTATATTGTTCATGCTGTTAGGAAATAA
- a CDS encoding IS256 family transposase, with amino-acid sequence MTQLNVNLDYEELASAIFGSDMNASMKTIAMTVINAYMEMERDKYVNAGYKQKNSGRNAQLNGYYERDFLMPIGNLTLKVPRTRDGEFTTEVFNQYSRSDQSLILAMTEAYINGVSTRNVNKIVESLTGKSVSKSTVSGVIKNLDPEIKEWAGRPIVSHQYKYVFVDAMHIKVRENNKIVSKGVYIAMGINENRKRDIIGLKISNQESELAWSEFFEDLRMRGLTTPELIISDAHSGLIKSIKSQFIDSSWQRCTFHFLKNIVERFPKKNSKEARMLLKSIFQAPTYRHAVQLKDEFIAQYESNPKYVEAIKILDEGFEDASQFYRFPAQHHKNLRTTNSVENINMQLRKREKIVKTFPNLDSAFRLIGAVLMDIQERFDKSNRPFIA; translated from the coding sequence ATGACTCAATTAAATGTTAACTTAGATTATGAAGAATTGGCAAGTGCTATTTTTGGAAGTGATATGAATGCGTCTATGAAAACAATAGCTATGACTGTCATAAATGCATACATGGAAATGGAAAGAGACAAGTATGTTAATGCTGGATATAAACAAAAGAATTCAGGAAGAAACGCACAACTTAATGGCTATTATGAGCGTGATTTCCTGATGCCTATTGGCAATCTGACATTAAAAGTTCCAAGAACACGTGACGGTGAATTTACAACTGAAGTATTTAATCAATATTCGCGTTCTGACCAATCGCTTATTTTAGCGATGACAGAAGCATACATTAATGGTGTTTCAACTAGAAATGTTAATAAAATTGTGGAATCCCTAACGGGAAAATCTGTGTCTAAATCAACTGTTTCAGGCGTAATAAAAAACCTAGATCCTGAAATTAAAGAATGGGCTGGTAGACCTATTGTTAGTCATCAGTATAAGTATGTATTTGTTGATGCTATGCACATTAAGGTAAGAGAGAATAATAAAATTGTTTCTAAAGGTGTTTATATCGCTATGGGTATCAACGAAAATAGAAAACGCGACATTATTGGCCTTAAAATTTCTAATCAAGAGTCAGAATTAGCTTGGTCAGAGTTTTTTGAAGACTTAAGAATGCGTGGTTTAACAACACCTGAACTTATTATCTCTGATGCGCATTCTGGACTTATTAAATCTATTAAGTCACAGTTTATTGATTCATCTTGGCAACGTTGTACATTCCATTTTCTTAAAAATATTGTAGAGAGATTTCCTAAAAAGAACTCTAAAGAAGCTAGAATGTTACTTAAATCAATATTCCAAGCACCAACATATCGTCACGCTGTTCAGCTCAAAGATGAATTCATTGCACAATATGAAAGTAATCCTAAGTATGTGGAAGCTATTAAAATATTGGATGAAGGCTTCGAAGATGCCTCACAATTCTATAGATTTCCTGCTCAACATCATAAAAATCTAAGAACTACTAATTCAGTTGAAAATATTAATATGCAACTCAGAAAACGAGAAAAAATAGTTAAAACATTCCCTAATCTAGATTCAGCTTTTAGATTAATTGGCGCAGTACTTATGGATATTCAAGAAAGATTTGATAAGTCTAACAGACCATTTATCGCTTAA
- a CDS encoding helix-turn-helix domain-containing protein yields the protein MTKYSDEFKLKVVRDYLDGHYGYRKLAKKYNIPDKIIIRTWVKAFQSFGVDGIKKKQKKTVYSVTFKINVLNYMKRTGDSFQDTAIKFGLNTPSIIVRWKKIYDKEGVEGLEKPKGRPPMKKKKQKKSNQNLSREKELELENENLRLENAYLKKLNAFRENPSAFLEKHKQQWHSNSKKKDSN from the coding sequence ATGACAAAATATAGTGATGAATTTAAGTTGAAAGTTGTAAGAGATTATCTAGATGGCCATTATGGTTATCGAAAATTAGCTAAAAAATATAATATACCTGATAAAATTATTATACGAACATGGGTAAAAGCCTTTCAATCATTCGGTGTAGATGGCATTAAAAAGAAACAGAAAAAGACAGTTTATTCTGTTACATTCAAAATAAATGTATTAAACTATATGAAAAGAACAGGCGATTCCTTCCAAGATACAGCGATTAAATTTGGCCTAAATACCCCATCTATTATTGTGCGATGGAAAAAGATATATGACAAAGAAGGTGTGGAAGGACTCGAAAAGCCGAAAGGACGACCTCCCATGAAAAAGAAGAAACAGAAGAAATCTAATCAAAACCTATCACGAGAAAAAGAGTTAGAGCTAGAAAATGAAAATCTTCGATTAGAGAATGCTTATTTAAAAAAGTTGAACGCTTTTCGAGAGAATCCGAGTGCCTTTCTAGAAAAGCACAAGCAGCAGTGGCATTCGAACTCAAAGAAGAAGGATTCAAATTAA
- a CDS encoding nuclease-related domain-containing protein produces the protein MELTRYHKAIFGRIDANQDTQEIYRQIQGEEGEQIVQQMLEQELKLNYVHNIELNIKNKIQLDFLIVDDDKMINLEVKHYKGDYYIIDNQMKNSYGNIFQTPFSQMKRAEYELELIKSHLNIKRDIISYLVFTNPTFTLHSDIPNRKQVLLPTELHKIPRLFNNFKVDENRAILNKIKTLKQDFSKTYPRHMIPFEKIKPGLRCPHCRKINQI, from the coding sequence ATGGAACTCACTCGATATCATAAGGCAATCTTTGGTCGAATAGATGCCAATCAAGACACCCAAGAAATTTATCGACAAATCCAAGGAGAAGAAGGTGAACAAATTGTACAACAAATGTTAGAACAAGAACTTAAGTTAAATTATGTACATAACATTGAATTAAATATAAAGAACAAAATTCAACTCGATTTCCTCATTGTAGATGATGATAAGATGATTAATTTAGAGGTCAAACACTATAAAGGCGACTACTATATCATCGATAATCAAATGAAAAATAGTTACGGGAACATATTCCAAACCCCTTTTTCACAAATGAAAAGAGCCGAATATGAACTTGAACTGATTAAATCACATCTCAATATTAAACGAGATATTATATCTTATCTCGTATTTACAAACCCCACATTTACACTTCACTCTGACATACCTAATCGTAAACAGGTACTGTTACCAACAGAGTTACACAAAATTCCTAGGCTATTTAATAATTTTAAAGTAGACGAAAATAGAGCCATACTCAACAAAATCAAAACACTTAAGCAAGATTTTTCGAAGACCTATCCTAGACATATGATTCCATTCGAAAAAATCAAACCAGGCTTAAGATGTCCACATTGCCGTAAAATCAACCAAATATAA
- a CDS encoding IS3 family transposase, with protein sequence MAFELKEEGFKLKDILVKVGIPEATYHYHAKQLQKEDLDKGWKKKIIELFQKHNGKYGYRRIYLALRNQGYLINHKKVQRIMRELGLKCQKFTRKSRYQSYKGTVGKVAENRLNRRFHTSIRLQKLVTDITEFKCAEEQKLYLSPIMDLYNGEIISYGISRRPTLDLVLQSLDKAVTIIKHEAPYRTTIHSDQGWHYQHNAWIRRLSEQRIYQSMSRKATCADNASMENFFGIMKQEMYHGEELVNYETLKRRIEDYIYWYNNERLKLKLAGRSPVQYRTQSSQLIA encoded by the coding sequence GTGGCATTCGAACTCAAAGAAGAAGGATTCAAATTAAAAGATATCTTAGTAAAGGTTGGTATACCAGAAGCAACCTATCATTACCATGCCAAACAATTACAAAAGGAAGATTTAGATAAAGGTTGGAAGAAAAAGATCATTGAACTTTTTCAAAAACACAACGGTAAATACGGCTATCGTCGTATATATTTAGCTTTGAGAAATCAAGGTTATCTCATTAACCATAAGAAAGTACAACGAATTATGCGAGAACTAGGATTAAAATGTCAAAAATTCACACGTAAATCACGCTATCAATCATACAAAGGTACAGTTGGTAAAGTGGCTGAAAATCGCTTGAATCGTAGATTCCATACATCTATTCGACTTCAAAAATTAGTGACAGATATCACTGAATTTAAATGTGCTGAAGAACAAAAATTATATCTCAGCCCTATTATGGATTTATACAATGGGGAAATCATTTCTTATGGTATATCCAGAAGACCAACATTAGACTTAGTACTTCAATCATTGGATAAAGCAGTTACAATCATTAAGCATGAAGCACCATATCGTACGACGATACATTCTGATCAAGGTTGGCATTATCAGCATAATGCATGGATTAGAAGATTATCGGAACAAAGGATTTATCAAAGTATGTCACGTAAAGCGACGTGTGCGGATAATGCTTCTATGGAGAATTTCTTTGGCATCATGAAGCAGGAAATGTATCATGGAGAAGAACTTGTTAACTATGAAACATTAAAAAGAAGAATTGAGGATTACATCTATTGGTATAACAATGAACGTTTGAAATTAAAATTGGCTGGACGAAGTCCAGTACAATACCGAACTCAATCCAGCCAATTAATAGCATAA
- a CDS encoding PadR family transcriptional regulator — translation MFRRNFEGRFNNHRAHMMNRDGFDFGRGFGGHPGRDRFFKKGNLQFIILKMLKEEPKHGYQVIKDLEERFKGFYAPSPGSVYPILQMLEDKDFVSISKDGNKKVYTITDEGETFLNENIDQDEFTKRLEGFQNVDIKAMEDARNQLRDLFKEIMLAGREAVEDDEKKAKFESFINETKEKAKNLYKN, via the coding sequence ATGTTTAGAAGAAATTTTGAGGGAAGATTTAACAATCACAGAGCTCATATGATGAATCGTGATGGCTTTGATTTTGGCAGAGGTTTTGGCGGTCATCCGGGAAGAGATCGTTTCTTTAAGAAAGGGAACTTACAATTTATTATTTTAAAAATGTTAAAAGAAGAACCGAAACATGGTTATCAAGTCATTAAAGATTTAGAAGAAAGATTTAAAGGATTCTATGCACCAAGTCCGGGTTCAGTTTATCCAATTTTACAAATGTTAGAAGATAAAGACTTTGTATCAATTTCTAAAGATGGTAATAAAAAAGTTTATACAATTACAGATGAAGGCGAAACATTTTTAAATGAAAACATCGATCAAGATGAATTTACGAAACGATTAGAAGGATTCCAAAATGTTGATATTAAAGCGATGGAAGATGCACGAAATCAACTTAGAGATTTATTTAAAGAAATTATGTTAGCGGGAAGAGAAGCAGTGGAAGATGATGAGAAAAAAGCGAAATTCGAATCATTTATAAATGAAACAAAAGAAAAAGCAAAAAACTTATATAAAAACTAA
- a CDS encoding Na/Pi cotransporter family protein — MELSALQMIFTFIGGLGIFLYGIKQMGDGLQAAAGDRLRGILNRFTSNPIMGVLAGMIVTILIQSSSGTTVITIGLVSAGFMTMRQAIGVVMGANIGTTVTAFIIGINIGEYALPILALGAFLIFFIQKRKFKNIGMIFFGFGSLFYGLELMSGAVKPLANLEGFKQIMLDMSSTPILGVLAGTFLTLIVQSSSATIGILQGFYTNDLVSLHGAIPILLGDNIGTTITAVLASLAGSIAAKRVAMAHVMFNVIGAAVFLLILPFYEMTMEWIQHAMNLNPKMVIAFAHGTFNVTNTLIQLPFIFALAWIVTKIIPGDDVNEKYKPKYLDNNLINRAPSIALQEAQDEIQNIGKMTVSMLNNVENIDEKAIKKHKDKHLAVDNMYDNVRQYLNKLSEKKLSAKDAERLSVLYDVNRTILKVSTLTESYLEELQKKQSADIQISSKAEESIERLYDHVKISYEKTFEVFDVYDNLKKDEVVKRSQDSYILEHDLRKKHIKRLSSGECSPEGSLVYIDMISILERIGYHSRNISESMINLGEYSYTQTTEVKI; from the coding sequence ATGGAACTCTCGGCATTACAAATGATTTTTACATTCATCGGTGGATTAGGTATCTTCCTTTACGGGATTAAACAAATGGGCGATGGCTTACAAGCAGCAGCAGGCGACAGATTAAGAGGTATATTAAATAGATTTACAAGTAATCCGATTATGGGTGTACTTGCAGGTATGATCGTGACAATTTTAATACAAAGTAGTTCGGGAACAACGGTTATCACAATCGGACTCGTAAGTGCTGGATTTATGACGATGCGACAAGCAATAGGTGTTGTGATGGGTGCCAATATCGGTACGACGGTCACAGCATTTATTATTGGGATTAACATTGGTGAATATGCTTTACCAATACTAGCATTAGGTGCATTTTTAATTTTCTTCATTCAAAAAAGAAAATTTAAAAATATTGGTATGATTTTCTTTGGATTTGGATCACTATTCTATGGTCTAGAATTAATGAGTGGTGCAGTGAAACCACTTGCTAATTTAGAAGGCTTTAAACAAATTATGTTAGATATGTCTTCTACTCCGATATTAGGTGTACTTGCAGGTACATTTTTGACGTTAATCGTGCAAAGTTCAAGTGCAACGATTGGTATTTTACAAGGTTTCTATACCAATGATTTAGTTTCATTGCATGGTGCAATACCTATCTTATTAGGTGATAATATTGGAACGACGATTACAGCTGTATTAGCAAGTTTAGCAGGCTCTATCGCTGCTAAGCGTGTTGCAATGGCACATGTTATGTTTAATGTTATCGGTGCAGCAGTATTTCTATTAATATTACCATTCTACGAAATGACGATGGAATGGATTCAACACGCTATGAATTTAAATCCAAAAATGGTTATAGCATTTGCACACGGAACGTTCAATGTTACAAATACACTTATACAGTTACCATTCATCTTCGCTCTAGCTTGGATTGTAACGAAAATTATTCCTGGTGATGATGTAAATGAGAAGTATAAACCGAAATATCTTGATAATAATTTAATTAATAGAGCGCCTAGTATTGCACTTCAAGAGGCTCAAGATGAAATTCAAAATATCGGTAAAATGACTGTTTCAATGTTGAATAATGTTGAAAACATTGATGAAAAAGCAATTAAAAAGCATAAAGATAAACACCTTGCAGTAGATAATATGTATGATAATGTACGTCAATATTTAAATAAATTATCTGAGAAGAAACTATCAGCTAAAGATGCTGAAAGGCTATCTGTTTTATATGATGTTAATAGAACAATATTGAAAGTATCTACATTAACAGAATCATACTTAGAAGAATTGCAGAAGAAACAATCAGCTGATATTCAAATTTCATCAAAAGCAGAAGAAAGCATTGAACGATTATATGATCATGTAAAAATTTCATATGAAAAAACGTTTGAAGTATTTGATGTTTATGACAATTTGAAAAAAGACGAAGTTGTGAAACGAAGCCAAGATTCATATATACTAGAGCATGACTTACGTAAAAAACATATCAAGAGATTAAGCTCTGGAGAATGTTCACCAGAAGGTAGCCTTGTATATATCGACATGATATCAATCCTTGAAAGAATTGGTTACCACTCACGAAATATATCAGAATCCATGATTAACCTCGGAGAGTATTCATACACACAAACAACTGAAGTGAAAATATAA
- a CDS encoding ThuA domain-containing protein yields the protein MNITVWNEYRHEVESEVIKAVYPNGIHNVIAEFLGEEHDVKTATLDQAEHGLTDEVLAETDVFLWWGHKAHDEVKDEIVEKVKARVLDGMGLIVLHSGHFSKIFKSLMGTTCDLKWREADDRERLWVVDPTHPITDGLGQYIELEKEEMYGEHFDIPAPDETIFISWFEGGEVFRSGATFKRGNGKIFYFRPGHESYPTYYNEEIQQVIKNAVKWAKNDRTPKHQYGNAQPLEEISKK from the coding sequence ATGAACATAACAGTATGGAATGAATATAGACACGAAGTAGAAAGTGAAGTAATTAAAGCAGTTTATCCTAATGGTATTCACAATGTTATTGCTGAATTTTTAGGAGAAGAACATGACGTTAAAACAGCAACATTAGATCAAGCAGAACACGGATTAACGGATGAAGTATTAGCTGAGACTGATGTCTTCTTATGGTGGGGTCATAAAGCACATGATGAAGTGAAAGATGAAATCGTCGAAAAAGTAAAAGCACGCGTACTAGATGGTATGGGTCTTATCGTGTTACATTCTGGACATTTCTCTAAAATATTCAAAAGTTTGATGGGTACGACATGTGATTTAAAATGGCGCGAAGCAGATGATAGAGAGCGACTTTGGGTAGTTGATCCAACGCATCCAATTACAGATGGGTTAGGGCAATATATTGAATTGGAAAAAGAAGAAATGTACGGCGAACACTTTGATATACCAGCACCAGATGAAACAATATTTATTAGTTGGTTTGAAGGTGGAGAAGTGTTTAGAAGTGGTGCAACATTTAAGCGCGGAAATGGAAAGATTTTTTATTTTAGACCGGGACACGAAAGTTACCCTACTTATTATAATGAAGAAATTCAACAAGTTATTAAAAATGCTGTTAAGTGGGCGAAAAATGACCGCACACCTAAACATCAATATGGTAATGCACAACCTTTAGAAGAAATTAGTAAGAAATAA
- a CDS encoding VOC family protein, which translates to MKLNKMDHVGIIVEDLESVKAFFNTLGLDLIGEQNINGEWIGNIYGVDALEASIAMMKVPHDETAIELIQFRDQSSTTNKSIHFPRNIGASHFAFSVQNIEQVVEQLATTSSHVIGEITQFEDMYKLCYIKGPEGIYIELAEKLK; encoded by the coding sequence ATGAAATTAAATAAAATGGACCATGTAGGTATTATCGTTGAAGATTTAGAATCAGTTAAAGCATTTTTTAATACGTTAGGGTTGGACCTGATTGGAGAACAAAATATTAACGGTGAATGGATCGGCAATATTTATGGTGTAGATGCTTTAGAAGCAAGCATTGCTATGATGAAAGTTCCTCATGATGAAACAGCTATAGAACTCATACAATTTCGTGACCAATCATCAACGACTAACAAATCTATACATTTCCCAAGAAATATAGGTGCTAGTCATTTTGCATTTTCAGTTCAAAATATTGAACAAGTTGTAGAACAATTGGCCACAACATCTTCTCATGTGATTGGAGAAATTACGCAATTCGAAGACATGTACAAATTGTGTTATATCAAAGGTCCAGAAGGTATATATATCGAATTAGCAGAAAAACTCAAATAA
- the scdA gene encoding iron-sulfur cluster repair di-iron protein ScdA, protein MITKERHVADVVADIPKSADIFRKYGIDFCCGGDVSIDEAVSNNKKVDLETLLNQLNSIPADQQNGGIDIKYLDASSLIQYIQSRYHEALRTEFQNLTPYVTKLAKVHGSNHPYLLEPKDLYTKLKSALLAHIDEEDHQSFPKLLDVSAGKQVDYLNETITSLVDDHDEAGQLLREMRAITNDYQPPLEACGTWRLVYQRLEQLERDTHEHVHLENHVLFKKYKHLL, encoded by the coding sequence ATGATTACTAAAGAGCGTCATGTTGCTGATGTCGTAGCAGATATTCCAAAGTCTGCTGATATTTTTCGTAAATACGGTATCGACTTTTGTTGTGGAGGTGATGTATCCATCGATGAAGCTGTGTCTAATAATAAAAAGGTCGATTTAGAAACATTGTTGAATCAACTCAATAGCATACCTGCCGATCAACAAAATGGCGGAATTGATATTAAATATTTAGATGCTTCTTCACTTATTCAGTACATTCAATCTCGATATCACGAAGCTTTGAGAACTGAATTCCAAAACTTAACGCCTTATGTTACAAAGTTAGCTAAAGTACACGGTTCAAATCATCCATATTTATTAGAACCGAAGGACTTATATACTAAATTGAAGTCTGCATTATTAGCACATATTGACGAAGAAGATCATCAGTCGTTCCCTAAATTATTAGATGTATCAGCAGGTAAACAAGTTGATTATTTAAACGAAACGATTACATCCCTAGTTGATGACCATGATGAAGCTGGACAATTGTTACGAGAGATGCGTGCCATCACAAACGATTACCAACCACCTCTAGAAGCATGTGGTACATGGAGACTTGTCTATCAACGTTTAGAACAATTAGAACGCGACACACATGAACATGTTCATTTAGAAAACCACGTATTATTCAAGAAATACAAACATCTACTTTAA
- a CDS encoding Gfo/Idh/MocA family protein, with protein sequence MSLNVGIIGCGGIANGKHLPSLQKISEVNIVAFCDIDINKAQAAAKEYGTENAKVYEDYQSLLKDDAIDVIHVCTPNSSHKELTVASLDAGKHVMCEKPMAKTTEEAQEMIEAAKRNGKKLTIGYQNRFRPDSQYLHKATERGDLGDIYFGKAHAIRRRAVPTWGVFLDEEQQGGGPLIDIGTHALDLTLWMMDNYEPESVMGSTFHKLGKKENAANAWGPWDPEKFKVEDSAFGFIKMKNGTTIMLESSWALNSLEVDEAKCSLSGTEGGADMKDGLRIHGENFGSLYTTQVELENKGVDFYEGEKVDEAEVEARSWIDSILNDTEPVVKPEQAIVITQILEALYESAKTGKAVYFD encoded by the coding sequence ATGAGTTTGAATGTAGGAATTATTGGTTGTGGTGGTATTGCGAATGGTAAGCATTTACCGAGTTTACAAAAAATAAGCGAAGTGAACATTGTTGCTTTTTGTGATATTGATATTAATAAAGCACAAGCAGCAGCTAAGGAATATGGTACGGAGAATGCGAAAGTTTACGAAGATTACCAATCACTTTTAAAGGATGATGCTATTGATGTCATTCATGTATGTACACCGAACAGTTCTCATAAGGAATTAACGGTTGCGTCATTAGATGCAGGTAAACATGTTATGTGTGAAAAACCTATGGCTAAGACAACAGAAGAAGCGCAAGAAATGATTGAAGCGGCTAAACGTAATGGTAAGAAACTTACGATTGGTTATCAAAATAGATTTAGACCTGACAGTCAATATTTACATAAAGCGACAGAGCGTGGTGACTTAGGGGATATTTATTTCGGAAAAGCACACGCTATTCGTCGTAGAGCAGTGCCGACTTGGGGTGTCTTCTTAGACGAAGAACAACAAGGTGGTGGTCCTTTAATTGATATCGGGACACATGCACTCGATTTAACGTTATGGATGATGGATAATTATGAACCAGAATCAGTAATGGGTTCAACTTTCCATAAGTTAGGTAAGAAAGAAAATGCAGCTAATGCATGGGGACCATGGGATCCTGAAAAGTTCAAAGTAGAGGACTCAGCTTTCGGTTTTATTAAGATGAAAAATGGTACGACAATCATGCTTGAATCAAGTTGGGCGTTAAACTCTTTAGAAGTAGATGAAGCAAAATGTTCATTATCTGGTACTGAAGGTGGTGCGGATATGAAAGATGGCTTAAGAATCCACGGAGAAAACTTTGGTTCTTTATATACAACGCAAGTAGAACTTGAGAATAAAGGCGTTGATTTTTATGAAGGTGAAAAAGTAGACGAAGCTGAAGTAGAGGCACGTAGTTGGATTGACAGTATTCTTAATGATACAGAGCCTGTTGTGAAACCAGAACAAGCAATTGTGATTACACAAATATTAGAAGCACTTTATGAATCAGCTAAGACAGGTAAAGCAGTATATTTTGACTAA
- a CDS encoding sugar phosphate isomerase/epimerase family protein: MKIGVFTVLFQDKTFEEMLDHVADSGLKMVEIGTGGNPGNHFCNVDELLEDESKRQSFMDAIKKRGLEISAFSCHDNPVSPDKEHAKQAHETFIKSVKLASILGVPVVNTFSGIPGSDEDAKHPNWPVTPWPTAYSEILEWQWEKKLIPYWKEAAQFAKDHNVKIGIELHAGFSVHTPHTLLKLREATNDAIGANLDPSHLWWQGIDPIAAIKILGKAGAIHHFHAKDTYIDQENVNMYGLTDMQPYSSVQTRAWTFRTVGYGHSPQVWGDIISALRINGYDYVVSIEHEDPIMSVEEGFQKAAHNLQTVNINESLDNIWWA; encoded by the coding sequence ATGAAAATTGGTGTATTTACAGTACTTTTTCAAGATAAAACGTTTGAAGAAATGTTAGATCATGTTGCAGATTCTGGATTGAAAATGGTCGAAATCGGTACAGGTGGGAATCCGGGTAACCATTTTTGTAATGTAGATGAATTGTTAGAAGATGAAAGTAAAAGACAATCATTTATGGATGCTATCAAGAAACGTGGATTAGAAATAAGCGCATTTAGTTGTCATGACAATCCTGTTTCACCAGACAAAGAACATGCCAAACAAGCACATGAGACATTTATTAAATCGGTGAAATTAGCTTCGATTCTAGGTGTCCCAGTTGTTAATACATTTTCAGGTATACCAGGATCAGATGAAGACGCTAAACATCCAAACTGGCCAGTAACACCGTGGCCAACAGCTTACTCAGAAATATTAGAGTGGCAATGGGAGAAGAAGTTGATACCTTATTGGAAAGAAGCGGCGCAGTTTGCTAAAGACCACAACGTTAAAATAGGTATTGAACTACACGCTGGATTCTCAGTACATACACCACATACACTTTTAAAACTTAGAGAAGCGACAAACGATGCTATTGGTGCGAACCTAGATCCAAGTCATTTATGGTGGCAAGGCATTGATCCGATAGCAGCTATTAAAATTTTAGGTAAAGCTGGTGCGATTCATCATTTTCATGCAAAAGATACTTACATCGACCAAGAAAATGTCAATATGTACGGTTTGACAGATATGCAGCCGTATAGTTCAGTTCAAACACGAGCTTGGACATTCAGAACAGTCGGTTATGGACATAGCCCACAAGTATGGGGAGATATTATAAGCGCATTGAGAATCAATGGATATGATTATGTCGTGAGTATAGAACATGAAGACCCAATCATGTCAGTAGAAGAAGGATTCCAAAAAGCAGCACATAATTTACAAACAGTGAATATAAACGAATCATTAGATAATATATGGTGGGCATGA